A window of Paenibacillus phoenicis genomic DNA:
GCGTCCGCTTCGATGACGTTCTTAAACGATGTGTTTAATAACGCACGGGTCCATTGGGGAACGGTAATTGCTTTGCTGACAGCCGTATTCTTCTTTGTGTACCTCTGGAAAACGAAGCAAGGCTATGAAATGCGCTCCGTGGGTCTGAACCCAAATGCGGCGGAATACGCCGGGATGAACGTCGGCCGCAACATCGTGAAAGCGATGTTCATCAGCGGTGTGTTTGCGGGTCTGGCCGGCACGTTTGAGGTGCTTGGCGTGTTTCATTATCAATCGGTGTTCGCCGCGTCTCCGGGATACGGGTTTGACGGTATCGCCGTGGCGTTGCTGGGCATGAACCATCCGTTTGGCGTGGTGCTTGGTTCGATCCTGTACGGCGTATTGACGTACGGCTCGGCCGGGATGAGCTTTAGCGCCGGTGTACCGCCGGAACTGATCAAGATCGTAATCGGTTCGATCATATTCTTTATTGCCGCTCAAGGCATTGTAAGAATCGTGCTGAAGCCGTTTTACCTGAAGCGCAAGAAAGAGAAGGTGTCGTAAGATGGACGTACTTACACTGCTTGGTCAATTGCTGAACTCCACCCTTGTCTTTTCCACGGCGTTGATATTTACGGCGCTTGGCGGTATCTTTTCCGAGCGTTCCGGCGTCGTTAACATCGGCTTGGAGGGTTTGATGATATTCGGTGCGTTTGCGGCTGGCGTCGGGACCTACTATGCCCAAGAAGCAGGGATGGGCAGCTTCTCGCCGTGGGTTGGCGTGATTGCGGCGATGGTAGCGGGAGCGCTCGGCGCGCTGATTCATGCCATTGCTACGATTACGTTTAAAGCGGATCAGACGATCAGCGGGATCGTAATCAACTTCCTGGCAGCGGGCTTGACCGTGTACATCGTCAAATTGATTTTCGACGGAGCCGCTGAAACTCCGCTGGTTACCGTGTTCCATAAGGTTCCAATTCCGATTCTGCGCGATATCCCGATCATCGGGGAAGGCTTCTTTAACTCGTACCCAACGACGTATCTGGCGCTAATCCTCGTCGTGGTCATTTACTTCGTGTTGTTTAAAACGCCGTTTGGACTGCGCCTGCGTTCTGTCGGCGAACATCCAAGTGCGGCGGACACGCTGGGCGTTAACGTGACCAAAATGCGTTATATCGGGGTGCTGCTCAGCGGTGTCCTCGGAGGGATCGGCGGCGCTACGATTACGCTGACGACAACCAGTACGTTTGCCCATAATACGATCTCCGGCCAAGGCTTTATTGCGATTGCGGCCATGATCTTCGGTAAATGGAACCCGCTGGGCGCCTTTGGTGCGGCGATGTTCTTTGGCTTCTCGCAGGCGATCCGCAACTACGTGCAGTTGTTCGATTGGTCGAGAAGTATTCCGCAGGAATTTATCTTTATGATCCCTTACGTGCTGACGATTATCGTCCTCGTTGGTGCGGTGGGTCGATCCTCGGCGCCGGCGGCGCTTGGTACGCCATACGATCCGGGGAAACGTTAAGCTTCAAGTTGAAAGGATGCTGCCCTTGGTCAGCATCCTTTTTTTGCCCTTCTGGAGTTAGAAGCCCGTTTGTCAGCGGTCAAGGCGATGGTGTATGCCAGGGTGGAGACAGGCGCATATGCTAAGGGTGTACACAAAATAGCCGAGTCAAACGGTTCGGCCAGAGCGGTTTTCACGGCTATAGGATCTAACCTGACAGGAGGAATTCGGATGGGCAGAACGGTTACGAGAAAAGAAGCCGAGAAATGGCTGGGCAAGCAGATCGCGGCTTATAAAAAAGACGGCACGGTGGTTACAGGGAAGCTGGTGAAAATTAGCGGCAATCGCTTGATCCTCCGCCAAGCTCCCGGCAAAAAAGTCAAAACCAAAGCGTTAATCCCGCTTGTATTGTTTGATCTCTTAGCGATCGGCACCGCTCCATACGCCTTTGGCGGTTATTCGTACGGGGGGTATCCGTATGGCGGAGGCGTACCGTACGGCGGTTATCCTTCCCCGTATTTCTGGTAAGCTGGCTTAATTGCGGCTGGGCAGTCTTTTTTCCAGCTCATAACATTGGGACAACGGGATGTAACGCTGAGTCCGATATCCCAATTTGCGGTAAAAGAGGTGGGCTCGGGTGTTATCCCGGTCCACCATTACTTTTGCCCGTTGACATCCCCGGGAGACCGCGAAGTTTTCCGCATGGGCCATTAACGTTTTGCCATGACGCTGCCGTTGGTGTTCCGTTGCCACCGCCATCATATCGATATATAACAGGTCGCCGTAAATAAGAAAATGGATGAAAGCGACGGGATCCGCTTCGTAGGTTGGTGACGCAATCAGCGATACGCCGCGTGACAGCCGCACTGGGAGATCCTTAAAGACCGCTTCAATATCCTGAGGAGGCATATGGGTGAAGGGGACAAGCTCCCTGCGGATGAGATCGTAGATGACGGGATCGTCCTGTTTCGGCCTTCTGTAACGAATCATACGCGAATCTCCTCCTAACCGTGCATAAGATTGGGCGCTATCTTTTATCATATGAGGGAGAGGAGGGAAAGGGTTCCTGTTGGAAACTTTAATTGTTTAGGGTATTGACGTGCGGTGTCATCTAATCATATAATGTTCCTAAACATTTGAAGCATATCTTGCAAACGGCAATGATGAGGACGAAGCTTTAAGGGCTCTTTGCTCAGAGAGTGGATGGATTTGCTGAGACCACCACCAAAATCCCTTAACTGCGAGCTCACCTCGGAGCTGTTTCCCTGAAAAGCTGCAAGCCATCCGCGGTGGAGCTTGCGACAAAGGCTTAGTAGGGGGAATCGTCTGGTCCGCGTTATGGACCACGAGTAAGGCAGCTTAGGCTTTTACTCGTCAAGGCTTGGCACTGCGAGGTGCTGGGTAAAAATGGGTGGTACCACGGAGGATTAAACCTTTCGTCCCTCGGAGCAGGAAACTGTTCCGGCGGACGGAAGGTTTTTTTAGTTTAATAAGAGTTTCAAAAATTGACTTTTAAAAAACAACCTATGAAAAGGAGGATGACTGATGAGCGCGCAAATTCCAGAAGTGCGGTCTACAGAACAATTACGAGAGAAATGGATGAAACCGGAAGTCATTTCGGGTTCCGAAATCCTGCTTCGCAGCTTGCTTTTGGAAGGTGTCGAATGCGTCTTTGGTTATCCGGGCGGAGCGGTGTTGTATATTTACGATGCGCTGTACGGATTTAAAGACTTCCATCACCTGCTAACGCGACATGAGCAGGGCGCCATCCATGCGGCAGACGGGTACGCTCGGGCTACCGGCAAAGTCGGCGTATGTATCGCCACCTCCGGTCCGGGAGCAACCAACACGGTGACGGGGATCGCCACTGCGTTTATGGATTCAGTTCCGCTGGTTGTGATTACGGGGAACGTCGTTTCCAGCCTGATCGGTACGGATGCGTTCCAAGAAGCAGATATTACCGGCATTACGATGCCGATTACGAAACACAGCTATCTGGTTCGGCGCGTAGAGGATTTGCCGCGAATTATTCACGAAGCATTCCATATCGCGAACACGGGACGCAAAGGACCGGTTCTGATCGACATTCCGAAGGACGTATCCGCAAACAAAACGTTGTTCGAGCCCGTCCAAACCATCAACCTGCGCGGTTACAACCCGACGGTGGTGCCAAACCGCTTGCAGCTGGATAAATTGGCTGCGGCGATCCAGGAGGCTGAACGTCCGGTGATTATTGCCGGGGGCGGCGTCGTATACTCCGGCGGACATGAACAGCTGTTCGAATTCGTTAATAAGACGCAAATTCCGATTACAACGACTTTACTTGGCTTGGGTGCTTTCCCGAGCGGCCACGAGCTGTGGATGGGAATGCCGGGAATGCACGGCACGTATACGGCCAACCAGTCGATTCAACAATCCGATTTGCTGATCAACATCGGGGCGCGGTTTGACGATCGGGTGACCGGTAAGCTGGACGGATTTGCCCCGCATGCCAAAGTGGTGCATATCGACATCGACCCAGCGGAAATCGGCAAGAACGTTTATGCGGACATTCCGATCGTGGGAGACGTCAAAACGGTGCTGGAAATGCTGAATCCACTCGTATCCCGGGCGGACAAAGCGGATGCTTGGAGAGCACAAATCCAACGCATGAAAATCGAGAAGCCGCTGAAGTATAAGGACTCGGATACGGTGCTGAAGCCGCAGTGGGTCATCGAGATGCTGAACGAAACGACAGGCGGCGATGCGATCATCACGACCGACGTAGGTCAGCATCAAATGTGGACGGCCCAGTACTACAAATTTAATCAGCCTCGCTCCTGGATCACTTCGGGCGGCCTCGGAACTATGGGATTTGGCTTCCCTGCCGCTATTGGTGCACAAATGGGACATCCCGATCGGCTGGTGATCTCGATCAACGGTGACGGCGGCATGCAGATGTGTGCTCAGGAGCTGGCGATCTGCGCGATCAACAACATTCCGGTCAAAGTCGTGGTTATCAATAACCAGGTACTCGGCATGGTTCGCCAATGGCAGGAATTAATTTATAACAACCGCTACAGCCATATCAATCTCGAGGGAAGTCCGGATTTCGTCAAACTGGCGGAAGCTTACGGCGTCAAGGGCCTGCGGGCAACCAACAAAGAAGAAGCCAGACGCGTATGGCAGGAAGCGCTCGACACGCCGGGACCGGTACTGGTGGAATTCGTGGTCAGCAAAGAGGAAAATGTATATCCGATGGTTACCCAAGGCTCCACCATTGATCAAATGTTGATGGGGGACAGTGAATGATGATGAAAAGCCATGCGATCTCTGTTTTAGTGAACGACCAGCCAGGTGTTCTGCAGCGTGTTGCCGGCCTTTTCGGACGGCGCGGTTTTAATATCGAGAGCATTACCGTAGGGCAATCCGAGGAAGCAGGCTTGTCCCGGATGATCATCGTCACGCAAGGGGACGACAAAACGCTGGAGCAAATTGAGAAGCAGCTCTACAAACTGATCGACGTGATCAAAGTTGTGAATCTCAGCTCCAGACCGATGGTGGCGCGCGAGCTCGCTTTGATCAAGGTTAAAGCGGAGCCGGCGGAGCGCCCGGAAATTATGGGCGTTGTCGAAACGTTCCGCGCCGCAGTCGTCGATATCGGGACGCACAGCATGATCGTCCAAGTAGTGGGCGATACCGAGAAAATCGATGCAATGATTGAATTGCTCCGTCCATACGGGATCCGGGAGCTGTCGCGCACCGGCGTGACCGCCATGATCCGGGGGAACGCGTAAAACGTAAACAAGGCTTCACCAAAGCTCATTGACACTACAGTAGAATTGCCGCCGCGCGCGGCTTCACCTCTCCGCTCGCTGCCGAGCGGGTGTTTGAGGGGATCGATCAAGCCAAGAGTTCACTTTACCGCTTCAAGGCGTCGGTCCGTTGAAATACCCGCTCGTTACAGGCGGAGGAAACCATATTATACTAATTATCAAGGGCACAGCTTGACTGTCCCGCAAATCTTAGGAGGGCATAAGAAATGGCAGTTACTTTGTACTATGAACAAGATGCAGATCTCAGCGTATTGAAAGGAAAAACCATTGCTATTATCGGTTACGGCAGCCAAGGACATGCCCATGCGCAAAACCTGCGCGAAAGCGGACTGAATGTCATCGTCGGCCTGCGCGAAGGTAAATCCTTCAACAAAGCGAAGGAAGACGGTTTTGAGGTATTGTCCGTTGCGGAAGCAACCAAACGTGCAGACGTTGTGCAAATCCTGATGCCGGATGAAACGCAAGCTGCGGTTTATAA
This region includes:
- a CDS encoding ABC transporter permease, which produces MDVLTLLGQLLNSTLVFSTALIFTALGGIFSERSGVVNIGLEGLMIFGAFAAGVGTYYAQEAGMGSFSPWVGVIAAMVAGALGALIHAIATITFKADQTISGIVINFLAAGLTVYIVKLIFDGAAETPLVTVFHKVPIPILRDIPIIGEGFFNSYPTTYLALILVVVIYFVLFKTPFGLRLRSVGEHPSAADTLGVNVTKMRYIGVLLSGVLGGIGGATITLTTTSTFAHNTISGQGFIAIAAMIFGKWNPLGAFGAAMFFGFSQAIRNYVQLFDWSRSIPQEFIFMIPYVLTIIVLVGAVGRSSAPAALGTPYDPGKR
- the ilvN gene encoding acetolactate synthase small subunit; translated protein: MMMKSHAISVLVNDQPGVLQRVAGLFGRRGFNIESITVGQSEEAGLSRMIIVTQGDDKTLEQIEKQLYKLIDVIKVVNLSSRPMVARELALIKVKAEPAERPEIMGVVETFRAAVVDIGTHSMIVQVVGDTEKIDAMIELLRPYGIRELSRTGVTAMIRGNA
- the ilvB gene encoding biosynthetic-type acetolactate synthase large subunit; translation: MSAQIPEVRSTEQLREKWMKPEVISGSEILLRSLLLEGVECVFGYPGGAVLYIYDALYGFKDFHHLLTRHEQGAIHAADGYARATGKVGVCIATSGPGATNTVTGIATAFMDSVPLVVITGNVVSSLIGTDAFQEADITGITMPITKHSYLVRRVEDLPRIIHEAFHIANTGRKGPVLIDIPKDVSANKTLFEPVQTINLRGYNPTVVPNRLQLDKLAAAIQEAERPVIIAGGGVVYSGGHEQLFEFVNKTQIPITTTLLGLGAFPSGHELWMGMPGMHGTYTANQSIQQSDLLINIGARFDDRVTGKLDGFAPHAKVVHIDIDPAEIGKNVYADIPIVGDVKTVLEMLNPLVSRADKADAWRAQIQRMKIEKPLKYKDSDTVLKPQWVIEMLNETTGGDAIITTDVGQHQMWTAQYYKFNQPRSWITSGGLGTMGFGFPAAIGAQMGHPDRLVISINGDGGMQMCAQELAICAINNIPVKVVVINNQVLGMVRQWQELIYNNRYSHINLEGSPDFVKLAEAYGVKGLRATNKEEARRVWQEALDTPGPVLVEFVVSKEENVYPMVTQGSTIDQMLMGDSE
- a CDS encoding ABC transporter permease, with amino-acid sequence MDKLRKIFTLDSIILPIVAIVLGLLVGAVVMLVGGYNPLVAYGALVQRVVGNPYDFGETIRQITPLMFTGLAVAFAFRSGMFNIGADGQVLIGMTVATAVSLSFKGLPSAILVPLAVIAGGIGGGLWAAIAGYLKAKRGINEVITTIMLNWTALYLSNYIIRNFYLLKGQNRSENIDASASMTFLNDVFNNARVHWGTVIALLTAVFFFVYLWKTKQGYEMRSVGLNPNAAEYAGMNVGRNIVKAMFISGVFAGLAGTFEVLGVFHYQSVFAASPGYGFDGIAVALLGMNHPFGVVLGSILYGVLTYGSAGMSFSAGVPPELIKIVIGSIIFFIAAQGIVRIVLKPFYLKRKKEKVS
- a CDS encoding GNAT family N-acetyltransferase, producing MIRYRRPKQDDPVIYDLIRRELVPFTHMPPQDIEAVFKDLPVRLSRGVSLIASPTYEADPVAFIHFLIYGDLLYIDMMAVATEHQRQRHGKTLMAHAENFAVSRGCQRAKVMVDRDNTRAHLFYRKLGYRTQRYIPLSQCYELEKRLPSRN